Proteins from a genomic interval of Medicago truncatula cultivar Jemalong A17 chromosome 3, MtrunA17r5.0-ANR, whole genome shotgun sequence:
- the LOC11420885 gene encoding cyclin-D4-2 — translation MAPSFDCVSSLLCTEEDSSVFDDAEYGGGGSVEVYGDSWRPRNDHQMTQQRYDGVPDELPLQSEECLVLMLEKECQQWPGADYLNKLRFGDLDFEARNEVIDWIQKVRAHFGFGPLCAYLSINYMDRFLSVYEFPKGRAWTMQLLAVACLSLAAKVEETAVPQPLDLQIGESKFVFEAKTIQRMELLVLSTLKWRMQAITPFSFIECFLSKIKDDDKSSLSSSISRSTQLISSTIKGLDFLEFKPSEIAAAVATCVVGETQAIDSSKSISTLIQYVEKGRLLKCVGKVQEMSLNSVFTGKDSSASSVPSVPQSPMGVLDTLCFSYKSDDTNAGGGGSCSSSHSSSPDAKRRKLNKTCGSELL, via the exons ATGGCACCAAGTTTTGATTGTGTTTCTAGCCTTCTTTGCACTGAGGAAGATAGCAGTGTTTTTGATGATGCTGaatatggtggtggtggttcgGTGGAGGTGTACGGGGATTCGTGGCGTCCTAGGAATGATCATCAGATGACTCAACAACGTTATGATGGTGTTCCTGATGAGTTGCCATTGCAGAGTGAAGAGTGTTTGGTTCTGATGTTGGAAAAAGAGTGTCAGCAATGGCCTGGTGCTGATTATCTGAATAAGTTGCGGTTTGGAGATTTGGATTTTGAGGCTAGAAATGAAGTCATCGATTGGATTCAAAAG GTTCGAGCACATTTCGGTTTTGGTCCTCTTTGTGCTTATCTATCCATTAATTACATGGATCGTTTCCTTTCTGTATATGAATTCCCT AAGGGAAGAGCTTGGACAATGCAATTGTTGGCTGTAGCTTGCTTATCTTTGGCAGCTAAAGTAGAGGAAACTGCTGTTCCTCAGCCTCTTGATTTGCAG ATTGGTGAATCCAAGTTTGTATTTGAAGCTAAAACCATACAGAGAATGGAGCTTCTAGTACTCAGCACATTGAAGTGGAGAATGCAAGCAATTACTCCATTCTCCTTCATTGAATGTTTCCTTTCTAAGATTAAAGATGATGATAAGAGTTCATTAAGTTCTTCAATTTCGCGATCAACTCAACTTATATCAAGCACCATCAAAG GTCTTGACTTCTTGGAATTCAAACCATCAGAGATTGCAGCAGCTGTGGCAACATGTGTTGTTGGGGAAACCCAAGCAATTGATAGTAGCAAATCAATTTCCACTCTGATTCAATACGTAGAAAAG GGGAGATTATTGAAGTGTGTTGGAAAGGTCCAAGAGATGTCATTGAACAGTGTGTTCACTGGCAAGGATTCAAGTGCATCTTCTGTCCCTAGTGTGCCTCAAAGCCCAATGGGTGTGTTGGATACATTGTGCTTCAGCTACAAAAGTGATGACACCAATGCTGGTGGTGGTGGTTCATGTTCTTCTTCACATAGTAGTAGCCCAGATGCTAAAAGGAGGAAGCTAAACAAAACCTGTGGATCAGAGCTTTTGTAG
- the LOC11431799 gene encoding GEM-like protein 1 yields the protein MSSAGDQPTNPKPQDSDSHSHTPDYAPYPKLDPNDVAPPPPPVATESRATDAATTMPAESNPYVSPAPVPAPTSAKNTLDSVKDVLGKWGKKAAEATKKAEDLAGNMWQHLKTGPSFADAAVGRIAQGTKVLAEGGYEKIFRQTFETVPEEQLLKTYACYLSTSAGPVMGVLYLSTAKLAFCSDNPLSYQTGDQTQWSYYKVVIPLHQLRAVNPSTSKANPTEKFIQIISVDNHEFWFMGFVYYDSAVKHIQEALQSR from the exons ATGAGTAGTGCTGGTGATCAACCTACCAATCCCAAACCCCAAGACTCTGATTCTCACTCTCACACCCCTGATTACGCTCCATATCCCAAACTTGACCCAAACGACGtcgcaccaccaccaccacccgtTGCAACTGAATCTCGGGCCACCGATGCTGCCACCACCATGCCCGCCGAATCTAATCCTTATGTATCTCCAGCACCAGTTCCCGCACCCACTTCTGCTAAGa ATACTTTAGATTCGGTGAAAGATGTTCTTGGTAAATGGGGAAAGAAAGCCGCCGAAGCTACCAAGAAGGCTGAAGATCTTGCTGGAAACATGTGGCAACACT TGAAAACGGGTCCTAGTTTTGCTGATGCTGCTGTAGGAAGGATTGCTCAGGGAACAAAAGTTCTGGCAGAAGGTGGTTATGAGAAGATCTTTAGACAAACTTTTGAGACTGTACCGGAGGAacaacttcttaaaacataTGCATGCTACCTCTCCACCTCTGCTGGACCTGTCATGGGAGTCTTGTATTTGTCAACTGCTAAGCTCGCATTCTGTAGCGATAACCCACTTTCTTACCAAACTGGTGACCAGACTCAATGGAGCTATTATAAG GTGGTCATTCCATTGCATCAGCTGCGAGCAGTGAACCCATCCACAAGCAAAGCCAACCCTACTGAAAAATTTATACAGATTATCTCCGTTGacaatcatgaattttggtttatGGGCTTTGTGTACTACGACAGCGCTGTTAAACATATTCAAGAAGCATTGCAGTCTCGCTGA